From a single Salvelinus alpinus unplaced genomic scaffold, SLU_Salpinus.1 scaffold_475, whole genome shotgun sequence genomic region:
- the LOC139567407 gene encoding dihydrolipoyllysine-residue acetyltransferase component of pyruvate dehydrogenase complex, mitochondrial-like: protein MKVCLPALSPTMTMGTVQRWEKKVGEKLSEGDLLAEIETDKATIGFEVQEEGYLAKIMVSEGTRDVPLGAPLCIIVEKESDIAAFSDYVEAAGADVSTPPPAPAPVTHTLTPFPSTGNTHPNPLPQHR from the exons ATGAAG gtgtgtctgCCGGCCCTGTCTCCTACGATGACCATGGGGACAGTGCAGCGCTGGGAGAAGAAGGTTGGAGAGAAACTCAGTGAAGGAGATCTACtggcagagatagagacagacaaggCTACCAtcg ggtttGAGGTGCAGGAGGAGGGTTACCTGGCGAAGATCATGGTGTCTGAGGGAACGCGTGACGTTCCTCTGGGCGCTCCTCTCTGCATCATCGTGGAGAAGGAGAGTGACATCGCTGCCTTCAGCGACTATGTAGAGGCAGCAGGGGCTGATGTCTCCACCCCACCGCCTGCACCAGCACCggtaacacacaccctaacccccttccccagcaccggtaacacacaccctaacccccttccccagcaccg